One Turneriella parva DSM 21527 genomic region harbors:
- a CDS encoding NHL repeat-containing protein translates to MPSASFIALIALVAAGCGQYLHQFADEDSEIQLEILSDTAANPTFSVATRQVSFDISFRADRNGSYRVLHGAGCSGTQAAGGTNVSGNLSKGSTVASAISLPYDDLATYGRQITICMQDTAAYKTTAAIRSFSSGLDTVLLNLATLYNENGGGGANINSGTSAAFMLFQTNWTNVLENRNNGNGGPYAGNGVDSPYSHGVYIDPNHGYRLKYFVADRDNHRILIFNSLPTSNAATADVVVGQTGFTTGFTTAANAGGAISAQGFDQPQHVSVSANGTMFVTDLMNHRVLIYNSVPQTNGVAANTVIGQPGFTTGVLNNGTLVAAARLNSPAAASMIQGRLYIADQANNRIVVFNSIPTGPGASASFAIGQGDTATTTSGTDYSTQSSYMNSPYDMFADQSSPQRLYVADGGNHRVLVYTALPTGADVRANFVIGHSGPNFALANRGAAQPANNSLNQPRSIVAQNNKLAIADQGNNRILFYDLPVNADDPAATHVLGQTDFISGGAGTTQTTFNIVKGLIFDNGYIWAADQANHRVKVIALPY, encoded by the coding sequence ATGCCGAGCGCCAGCTTTATTGCGTTAATTGCCCTCGTGGCAGCCGGCTGCGGTCAATACCTGCACCAATTTGCCGATGAAGACAGCGAAATTCAGCTCGAAATACTCAGCGATACTGCGGCAAACCCGACCTTCTCAGTCGCCACACGCCAGGTCAGCTTTGATATATCGTTTCGGGCAGACCGTAACGGAAGCTACCGCGTTCTGCACGGTGCTGGCTGTTCTGGCACACAAGCTGCAGGCGGCACAAACGTATCTGGCAACCTGAGCAAGGGAAGCACAGTCGCCTCTGCGATATCATTGCCATATGATGACCTCGCCACCTACGGCAGGCAGATAACAATCTGTATGCAAGATACCGCAGCCTATAAGACAACTGCAGCGATCAGGTCGTTCAGCTCGGGACTCGACACCGTGCTGCTGAATTTGGCGACCCTTTACAATGAAAACGGCGGTGGCGGTGCAAATATCAACTCAGGAACCAGCGCCGCATTCATGCTTTTTCAGACAAACTGGACCAATGTTCTAGAGAACCGCAACAACGGTAATGGCGGCCCATACGCGGGCAATGGTGTCGATAGCCCCTACTCGCATGGCGTGTACATCGACCCCAACCATGGCTATCGGCTCAAGTATTTTGTCGCCGATCGTGACAACCACCGCATACTCATTTTCAATTCGTTGCCAACGTCGAATGCCGCAACCGCTGACGTCGTTGTGGGTCAGACGGGTTTCACGACAGGTTTCACCACCGCGGCAAATGCCGGCGGTGCGATCAGTGCGCAGGGTTTCGATCAGCCTCAGCACGTCAGCGTATCTGCGAACGGCACCATGTTCGTGACAGACCTGATGAACCATCGGGTGTTGATCTACAATTCTGTACCGCAGACGAATGGAGTTGCCGCCAATACGGTAATTGGTCAGCCAGGCTTTACGACCGGCGTGCTCAACAATGGCACGCTGGTCGCAGCAGCAAGGCTCAACAGCCCCGCCGCTGCTTCGATGATTCAGGGGCGGCTCTACATTGCAGATCAGGCAAATAACCGCATCGTCGTCTTTAACTCGATACCAACCGGCCCCGGAGCTTCGGCCAGTTTTGCCATTGGCCAGGGCGATACTGCGACCACGACGAGCGGCACCGATTATTCGACTCAGAGCAGCTACATGAACAGTCCTTACGACATGTTTGCGGATCAAAGCAGCCCACAGCGACTTTACGTTGCGGACGGCGGTAACCACCGGGTACTCGTCTATACGGCGTTACCCACTGGTGCCGACGTGCGAGCAAATTTCGTCATCGGCCACAGCGGCCCGAACTTTGCTCTTGCCAACCGCGGCGCAGCGCAGCCAGCCAACAACAGCCTCAATCAGCCGCGCAGCATCGTTGCGCAGAATAATAAACTGGCCATCGCAGATCAGGGCAATAACCGTATACTCTTCTATGATTTACCAGTCAATGCCGACGACCCTGCAGCGACCCACGTGCTCGGGCAGACCGATTTTATTTCAGGCGGCGCTGGCACAACGCAGACCACCTTCAATATCGTCAAAGGGCTGATTTTCGACAACGGCTACATTTGGGCGGCCGACCAGGCCAATCACCGCGTAAAGGTTATCGCTTTGCCCTATTGA
- the nuoH gene encoding NADH-quinone oxidoreductase subunit NuoH encodes MWYHSEILWVIIKIVLIFGAMITGAAYYTLLERKWAGYIQDRYGPNRAGLWGLLQPLADGIKFLTKQETIPRNADAWLFLLAPALSMTTAILLWAAIPFSPVITHLPEFVESATGNKTFVFQVMNPNGGLLYMSAVASLAVYGIMLAGWSSNNKYALLGAVRATAQMISYELALALSLAVVVILAGSLDLTRIVKAQQDGWFIFTLPGAIAFVVFLVTMFAETNRLPFDLAEAESELVVGFHTEYGAFKFALFFIAEYMNMITLSLLAALLFFGGYNLPSFLPETVKASWYAPLIGSGLFFLKAFGFVFLFVWVRWSIPRFRYDQLMNLGWRKLVPIAMANLLVAGFWVYYT; translated from the coding sequence ATGTGGTATCACAGCGAAATTCTCTGGGTCATCATCAAAATAGTTCTGATATTCGGGGCGATGATTACCGGCGCCGCGTATTATACGCTGCTCGAACGTAAATGGGCAGGTTATATTCAAGACCGCTACGGGCCGAACCGCGCGGGGCTCTGGGGGCTGTTGCAGCCTCTCGCAGACGGTATCAAGTTTCTCACCAAACAAGAGACGATACCGAGAAATGCCGATGCATGGCTGTTTCTACTCGCGCCGGCGCTCTCAATGACCACGGCGATTTTGCTTTGGGCGGCGATTCCGTTCTCACCGGTCATTACGCACCTGCCTGAATTTGTCGAATCGGCGACAGGCAACAAGACTTTTGTTTTTCAGGTAATGAACCCAAACGGCGGCCTGCTCTACATGTCTGCTGTCGCTTCGCTCGCGGTCTACGGGATCATGCTAGCGGGCTGGTCGAGCAATAACAAGTACGCTCTTTTGGGCGCAGTGCGCGCAACGGCGCAGATGATTTCTTACGAACTCGCACTCGCGTTGAGCCTTGCAGTTGTCGTGATTCTCGCTGGCAGCCTCGATCTGACCCGCATCGTCAAGGCGCAGCAAGACGGCTGGTTTATTTTCACCTTACCCGGCGCGATTGCCTTTGTCGTCTTCTTGGTAACCATGTTCGCTGAAACGAACAGGTTACCTTTTGACCTCGCCGAGGCAGAAAGCGAACTCGTGGTAGGATTTCACACCGAATACGGGGCCTTCAAGTTCGCGCTCTTCTTTATCGCCGAATACATGAACATGATTACGCTCTCGCTGTTGGCGGCTCTGCTTTTCTTCGGCGGCTATAACCTGCCCTCATTCTTGCCCGAGACCGTGAAGGCCAGCTGGTATGCACCGCTCATCGGCTCGGGTCTGTTCTTTTTGAAGGCCTTCGGGTTCGTTTTTCTGTTTGTGTGGGTGAGGTGGTCGATACCGCGCTTTCGCTACGACCAGCTCATGAACCTCGGCTGGAGAAAGCTCGTGCCTATCGCGATGGCCAACCTGCTCGTCGCGGGTTTTTGGGTGTATTATACCTAA
- a CDS encoding branched-chain amino acid transaminase: protein MQDFESKPAWFDGKFVALKDANLNIRTHALQYGTAYFGGMRAYYNEGKKNLYLLRLEDHHARLAQSGRILRMHWNMPFSEFRDITVKLLKDGGWRENCYLRPFIYKSELSLSPRLHNVEDKFALYAIPLNDYLDTTRGMRAAVSSWTRLSDNQIPARAKATGGYINSALAKSEALENGFDEAIFLDHRGFVSEGSAENIFLVRGGKLITPGTSSSILEGITRRTVIEIAADLGIETIERDISRTELYVADEVFFTGTGAQIAWIESIDRREIGEGKIGPITEKLRSTFFAYASGELPQYMKWLTPVY from the coding sequence ATGCAGGATTTCGAAAGTAAACCCGCCTGGTTCGACGGCAAATTCGTGGCGCTCAAAGATGCGAACCTGAATATTCGCACGCACGCGCTGCAATATGGCACAGCTTATTTTGGCGGTATGCGCGCCTATTACAATGAGGGTAAAAAAAACCTGTATCTGCTGCGATTGGAAGACCACCACGCACGACTTGCGCAATCGGGTCGCATCTTGCGCATGCACTGGAATATGCCGTTCAGCGAATTTCGCGACATCACCGTAAAACTACTGAAAGACGGCGGCTGGCGCGAAAACTGCTACTTACGCCCCTTCATCTACAAGTCAGAACTTTCGCTCTCGCCCCGCCTGCATAACGTCGAAGACAAATTTGCCCTGTATGCAATTCCGCTGAACGACTACCTCGATACCACGCGCGGCATGCGCGCCGCTGTTTCATCGTGGACACGCCTTTCAGACAACCAGATTCCTGCGCGGGCAAAGGCCACGGGCGGCTACATCAACTCGGCCCTCGCGAAATCTGAAGCACTCGAAAACGGTTTTGACGAGGCGATCTTTCTCGACCACCGTGGTTTTGTCTCTGAAGGTTCTGCCGAAAACATTTTTCTGGTGAGGGGCGGTAAGCTTATTACACCAGGCACCTCGTCTTCCATTCTCGAAGGCATCACGCGCCGCACGGTGATCGAAATTGCCGCAGATCTTGGCATTGAAACAATTGAACGCGACATCAGCCGCACCGAGCTCTATGTCGCTGACGAGGTTTTCTTCACGGGTACGGGCGCTCAAATCGCGTGGATTGAGAGCATCGACCGTCGGGAAATCGGCGAGGGCAAAATTGGCCCGATTACTGAAAAATTGCGCAGTACATTTTTTGCCTACGCATCCGGTGAGCTACCGCAGTACATGAAGTGGCTGACACCGGTCTATTGA
- the trxB gene encoding thioredoxin-disulfide reductase translates to MSANHYDTIIIGSGPAGYTAAIYAGRANLKTLVLEGIERGGQLMITSEVENFPGFAQGIQGPELMDHFRGQAERFGAELKSVLADKAELSGGAPFRITAEGTTYTSDTVIVATGATARFLGIPSELAYKGKGVSACATCDGFFFRGKEVAVVGGGDSAFEEANFLTKFASKVTLLHRRDTFRASKIMIDRARANPKIVIKTFVEVAEVYGEAQTGTVTGVKLKDTRSGAIEDFAVQGLFIAIGHVPNTALFKGQLNMDETGYLVTQPDRTATNIPGVFAAGDVKDHYYRQAITAAGSGCQAAIEAERYLESVHAAKQTA, encoded by the coding sequence ATGAGCGCAAACCATTACGACACGATCATCATCGGTTCAGGGCCTGCGGGCTATACCGCGGCCATCTATGCCGGCCGGGCAAACCTGAAAACACTCGTGCTCGAAGGCATCGAACGCGGCGGCCAGCTGATGATCACGAGCGAGGTCGAGAATTTTCCCGGGTTTGCGCAGGGTATTCAGGGCCCCGAACTCATGGACCACTTTCGCGGCCAGGCCGAAAGGTTCGGCGCAGAGCTCAAATCGGTGCTCGCCGATAAAGCAGAACTCTCGGGCGGGGCGCCATTTCGCATAACCGCCGAGGGCACGACCTATACCTCTGACACAGTCATCGTCGCCACCGGCGCAACCGCGCGCTTTCTGGGGATTCCCTCTGAGCTCGCGTACAAAGGCAAAGGTGTGTCTGCCTGCGCCACCTGCGATGGTTTTTTCTTTCGCGGCAAAGAAGTTGCCGTTGTCGGCGGCGGCGACTCGGCCTTTGAAGAAGCCAACTTTCTCACGAAATTTGCCAGCAAAGTGACATTGCTGCACCGGCGCGATACGTTTCGTGCCAGCAAGATCATGATCGATCGCGCCAGGGCAAACCCAAAGATAGTCATCAAGACCTTTGTCGAGGTTGCAGAGGTTTATGGCGAAGCGCAGACAGGCACTGTTACCGGCGTAAAACTCAAAGACACCCGCAGCGGCGCCATCGAAGACTTCGCCGTACAGGGGCTGTTTATCGCCATCGGCCATGTGCCCAACACCGCGCTCTTCAAGGGCCAGCTGAACATGGATGAAACGGGATATCTCGTGACACAGCCAGACCGCACCGCGACCAACATACCCGGCGTTTTTGCCGCGGGTGATGTGAAAGATCACTATTACCGTCAGGCCATCACGGCCGCTGGTTCGGGCTGCCAGGCGGCAATTGAAGCTGAGCGTTATCTCGAAAGTGTCCACGCGGCCAAACAGACAGCTTGA
- a CDS encoding tetratricopeptide repeat protein encodes MRRFATALFLSLGTAVFAEAPAGVKTSKAAAKAPDFTRPQTFLQLADAFADEQDYYRAITEYKKVIHLFPQYDKLEWVHFQIGKMYYEGGRFAQAKHEFLPLTDSADSRLKFLAHNFMALSYYENAEYSNSARLFAELKENPAGKPYLLDYTIYASMADAGDKKFSESLEKMRAAKTAWKAKQPSPETASVLPQYEPFFAKSIEVLEKAEKLSTKSPFWAVFFSAILPGGGHFFLGEWDTGIVSLSLVGGAAFLAYDGFMRESTVQSILFTTFATGAYIGQAYSSYRTARKYNEELGDAEFRELNRQFRSLNIALQFQTRF; translated from the coding sequence ATGCGAAGATTCGCCACCGCACTCTTTCTGTCGTTGGGCACCGCGGTCTTCGCCGAAGCGCCGGCCGGCGTGAAGACCAGCAAGGCAGCGGCGAAAGCGCCCGATTTCACCCGGCCGCAGACGTTCTTGCAGCTCGCCGATGCCTTCGCCGACGAACAGGATTATTACCGCGCGATCACTGAATACAAGAAGGTGATTCATCTTTTTCCGCAGTACGACAAACTTGAATGGGTGCATTTTCAGATAGGTAAAATGTACTACGAAGGCGGCAGGTTTGCGCAGGCGAAGCATGAGTTCTTGCCGCTCACCGATTCGGCCGACAGCAGGCTGAAATTTCTGGCGCACAACTTCATGGCGCTCAGCTATTATGAAAATGCGGAGTACTCAAATTCGGCAAGGCTTTTTGCCGAGCTGAAAGAAAACCCCGCTGGCAAACCCTATCTGCTCGACTACACGATCTACGCGTCGATGGCCGATGCCGGCGATAAGAAATTTTCCGAATCGCTCGAAAAGATGAGGGCAGCAAAAACCGCGTGGAAGGCGAAACAACCCTCGCCCGAAACGGCCAGCGTGCTGCCTCAGTACGAACCTTTTTTCGCGAAATCGATTGAGGTACTCGAGAAGGCAGAGAAGCTCTCGACGAAGAGCCCTTTCTGGGCGGTATTCTTCTCAGCGATTTTGCCGGGTGGCGGCCATTTCTTTCTCGGCGAATGGGATACCGGTATCGTGAGCCTGAGCCTTGTCGGCGGGGCGGCGTTTCTCGCCTATGACGGTTTTATGCGCGAGAGCACCGTACAGTCGATATTGTTCACCACTTTCGCGACGGGCGCGTACATCGGCCAGGCCTATTCAAGCTACCGCACTGCACGCAAGTATAACGAAGAGCTGGGCGATGCTGAATTCAGAGAGCTGAACCGCCAGTTCAGAAGCCTCAACATCGCACTGCAATTTCAGACAAGGTTTTAG
- the yidD gene encoding membrane protein insertion efficiency factor YidD has translation MCTALHAEDPWSLSRSHPVTQDALPAEHHHAAPATNGLIRFYQAYISPLSGSTCRYTPTCSRYTAEAVAKFGIFKGIVMGTDRLIRCHPGQREYPVDPPVEY, from the coding sequence GTGTGCACAGCCCTGCACGCTGAAGACCCGTGGAGCCTCAGCCGCTCTCACCCGGTGACACAAGACGCGCTGCCCGCCGAACACCACCACGCGGCGCCTGCCACCAACGGACTCATTCGCTTTTACCAGGCCTATATCAGCCCCCTGAGCGGCTCGACCTGCCGTTACACCCCGACGTGCTCGCGCTACACTGCAGAGGCAGTCGCCAAATTCGGCATTTTCAAGGGAATCGTCATGGGTACAGACAGGCTGATACGCTGCCACCCGGGCCAACGCGAGTACCCGGTAGATCCCCCTGTTGAATACTGA